From Paenibacillus polymyxa, the proteins below share one genomic window:
- a CDS encoding ABC transporter ATP-binding protein has product MTLLKTQELKKYYGNGDTAVHALDGVNLEVESGEFVAIVGTSGSGKSTLLHMLGGLDRPTSGNVTIDGKDIFTLKDEELTIFRRRKIGFVFQNYNLVPVLNVYENIVLPIELDGKEPDKTHIDKIVHTLGLDHKLNNLPNHLSGGQQQRVAIARALAAKPAIVLADEPTGNLDSKTSLDVMGLIKVSSQQFQQTMVMITHNEEIAQMADRIIRIEDGKMVGGEGK; this is encoded by the coding sequence ATGACTCTGTTAAAAACTCAGGAGTTGAAGAAGTATTATGGTAACGGGGATACTGCTGTTCATGCCCTAGATGGGGTGAACCTGGAGGTGGAAAGCGGAGAATTTGTGGCCATTGTCGGTACGTCCGGGAGCGGCAAATCTACCCTTCTCCATATGCTGGGTGGACTCGATCGTCCGACAAGTGGAAACGTTACGATTGACGGTAAAGATATTTTCACATTAAAAGATGAAGAATTGACTATATTTCGCAGACGGAAAATTGGCTTCGTATTTCAAAATTACAACCTAGTGCCTGTTTTAAATGTCTACGAAAATATTGTGCTTCCGATTGAACTGGATGGTAAAGAACCAGACAAAACCCACATAGATAAAATTGTACATACCTTGGGCCTTGACCATAAGTTGAATAATCTGCCCAACCATCTTTCAGGTGGCCAGCAGCAGCGTGTAGCCATTGCCAGAGCACTGGCAGCCAAACCCGCCATTGTCCTGGCAGATGAACCCACTGGGAACCTGGATAGTAAAACCAGTCTGGATGTGATGGGACTCATCAAAGTATCCAGTCAACAGTTCCAACAAACAATGGTGATGATTACGCACAACGAGGAAATTGCGCAAATGGCAGACCGGATTATTCGGATTGAGGACGGTAAAATGGTCGGTGGTGAAGGCAAATGA
- a CDS encoding GNAT family N-acetyltransferase, with amino-acid sequence MYTDKDLTIRPVTEEDLYALWTLTYKEEAPEWKQWDAPYYEHKTLSFDDYLKEKEKRIGQDDFWIIEVEGKVIGSVSYYWEHKPSQWLEMGIAIYDSGYWSGGYGTRALRLWITHLFNTLPLVRVGFTTWSGNQRMMKVGEKLGMTLEARLRKCRYYNGKYYDSIRMGLLREEWSRHVL; translated from the coding sequence ATGTATACGGATAAGGATTTAACGATTAGACCTGTTACGGAAGAAGATTTATATGCGCTTTGGACATTAACTTACAAGGAAGAAGCACCAGAATGGAAGCAATGGGATGCACCTTATTATGAACATAAGACGCTTTCTTTTGATGATTATTTAAAAGAGAAGGAAAAGCGAATCGGGCAAGATGACTTTTGGATCATTGAAGTGGAAGGCAAGGTCATTGGATCTGTGAGCTACTATTGGGAGCATAAGCCTTCGCAATGGCTTGAAATGGGAATAGCTATCTATGATTCGGGGTATTGGAGCGGTGGCTATGGTACGAGAGCACTTCGATTGTGGATCACGCATTTGTTTAATACATTGCCTTTAGTAAGAGTAGGTTTTACAACCTGGTCAGGAAACCAGCGGATGATGAAGGTTGGAGAGAAGCTGGGCATGACCCTGGAAGCCAGACTACGCAAATGCAGATATTATAATGGAAAGTATTATGATTCGATCCGAATGGGGCTTTTACGGGAAGAGTGGAGTCGTCATGTTCTGTGA
- a CDS encoding ABC transporter permease gives MIQVRNKKTIRNLADKSFKVNKVRNLFAIVAIALTSLLFTTLYTLGLGAMENLQRATMRQVGGDGHAVLKYITDDEFNHVKDHPLIKEIAYNRILSDRVLNDKFLKRHTEFWYYDDVGLKLGLIELNAGNKPAAKNEVIADSKTLQLLGVPLEVGAPLRLKLDLRGKEVQRDFILSGWWKSDPVVNVGQIFASKAYVDAHAKELQSNYKKDHFYTGTISAYMMFDNSFDLRGKLNKVITESGYSLDEDAPNYIANNVNWAYISTNFSLDTETIIALTSALLLIMFTGYLIIYNIFQISVMRDIRFYGLLKTIGTSRKQIRRIIRRQALILSALGIPIGLIAGFFIGKSLVPFIINMSVYNGTEISVSPNPWIFVGSALFALITVMISTFKPGRIAAAVSPVEAVRYTDGNTKGGRKLKKSTEGAKMIHMARSNLGRNKKRTVLVVISLSLSLVLLNTAFTLSQSIDMDKFVSKFNDTDFLIAHAEYFHRPYFSGPKNGTSESFIQDVQTQRGFEEGGRLYGGRLVLTVENEKYTNEDDETDSRGNFIAAVYGLEDLPLHRLRLLDGELDFEKLASGKYILEGVDLDDHDIPQMEKALYKVGEKVTLHSYMGAAEAPLDKEYTTHAFTVLGHVAIKYSTNSDRRSSKYNFYLPANIYKPLAEQPAVMSYAFNVSPDQEDAMESFLKSYTETTEPVMNYASKFTSMNEFSGMQNTIMMIGGTLSLIIGLIGILNFVNAILTSILTRRQEFAMLQSIGMTKKQLRGMLIYEGLYYVLGTALSSILLGIIFSISIVKPLSSMMWFLSYHFIIWPLLALLPVLLLLGIFIPVAVYSMNNKQSIVERLRESE, from the coding sequence ATGATTCAGGTTAGAAATAAAAAAACGATCCGTAATCTGGCAGATAAGAGCTTCAAAGTAAACAAAGTCCGTAACCTCTTTGCCATTGTTGCCATTGCGCTCACTTCATTGTTATTTACGACGTTGTACACCTTGGGGCTTGGTGCTATGGAAAACTTACAGCGGGCAACTATGCGCCAGGTCGGTGGAGATGGACATGCCGTACTTAAATATATAACGGATGACGAATTTAATCATGTCAAGGATCATCCGTTGATCAAGGAAATAGCTTATAACCGTATATTAAGCGACAGAGTTTTAAACGATAAATTCCTAAAACGCCATACGGAATTCTGGTATTACGATGATGTAGGGCTGAAGCTCGGTTTAATTGAACTTAATGCAGGGAACAAGCCTGCGGCGAAAAACGAAGTGATTGCAGACTCCAAGACGTTACAGCTATTGGGGGTTCCACTGGAGGTTGGAGCACCTTTGAGGCTAAAGCTTGACTTACGAGGTAAAGAAGTACAGCGTGATTTTATCCTCTCCGGCTGGTGGAAAAGTGATCCTGTGGTTAACGTAGGGCAAATATTCGCTTCTAAAGCCTATGTCGATGCTCATGCCAAGGAATTACAAAGCAACTATAAAAAGGATCACTTCTATACAGGAACCATTAGTGCGTATATGATGTTCGATAATAGTTTTGATTTGCGAGGAAAGCTCAATAAAGTGATTACCGAAAGCGGTTATTCACTTGACGAAGATGCACCGAACTATATCGCGAATAATGTAAATTGGGCATACATCTCAACCAATTTTAGTCTAGATACAGAGACCATCATAGCGTTAACTTCTGCCCTGTTACTGATCATGTTTACCGGTTATTTGATCATATATAATATATTCCAAATATCAGTGATGCGAGATATCCGTTTTTACGGTCTCTTAAAGACGATCGGTACAAGCCGCAAGCAAATACGCCGGATTATTCGTAGACAAGCACTGATTCTATCAGCGCTAGGAATCCCGATTGGATTAATAGCAGGTTTTTTTATCGGTAAATCACTCGTGCCTTTTATTATAAATATGAGTGTATATAACGGTACTGAGATATCGGTATCCCCTAACCCTTGGATTTTTGTCGGATCTGCTCTGTTCGCGCTCATTACTGTAATGATCAGCACTTTCAAGCCAGGCAGAATTGCGGCAGCTGTCTCGCCAGTTGAGGCAGTAAGATACACAGACGGAAATACCAAGGGCGGCCGTAAGCTGAAAAAATCCACTGAAGGCGCTAAAATGATCCACATGGCTCGCTCCAACTTAGGGCGCAATAAAAAACGCACCGTGTTGGTAGTCATCAGTCTTTCGTTAAGCCTTGTACTTCTTAACACGGCCTTCACCCTGTCTCAGAGCATTGATATGGATAAGTTTGTATCCAAATTCAATGACACTGACTTTCTCATTGCTCATGCTGAATATTTTCATCGCCCCTATTTTAGCGGCCCTAAAAATGGGACCTCCGAGAGTTTTATTCAGGATGTACAGACACAGCGCGGCTTTGAAGAGGGCGGTCGCTTGTACGGCGGCAGATTAGTGCTTACTGTCGAGAATGAAAAATACACCAATGAGGACGATGAGACAGATTCTCGCGGCAACTTCATCGCGGCAGTATATGGGCTGGAAGATTTACCACTGCACCGGTTGCGATTACTAGACGGTGAGCTTGATTTTGAGAAGCTGGCTTCCGGTAAGTATATATTGGAAGGGGTAGATTTAGATGACCATGACATCCCCCAGATGGAAAAGGCTCTGTATAAGGTGGGTGAAAAGGTCACGCTTCACAGTTATATGGGAGCAGCAGAAGCTCCGCTGGATAAAGAGTATACTACGCATGCATTCACAGTACTTGGTCATGTTGCAATTAAATATAGTACCAATTCTGATCGCCGTTCAAGTAAGTATAACTTCTATCTTCCGGCGAATATTTACAAGCCGCTTGCGGAGCAGCCTGCTGTGATGAGCTACGCCTTTAATGTATCCCCTGATCAGGAAGATGCCATGGAGAGCTTTTTAAAAAGTTACACCGAAACTACAGAGCCAGTAATGAACTACGCATCCAAGTTTACTTCAATGAATGAGTTTTCAGGTATGCAAAACACCATCATGATGATCGGAGGCACACTCAGTCTGATTATCGGCCTGATTGGTATCCTCAACTTTGTAAACGCAATTCTGACGAGTATATTGACACGGCGTCAGGAGTTTGCCATGCTGCAAAGTATCGGCATGACCAAAAAGCAATTGCGGGGTATGCTGATTTATGAAGGGCTATATTATGTTCTCGGCACCGCCCTATCCTCCATTTTATTAGGGATCATATTCTCTATTTCAATTGTGAAACCCCTAAGCAGTATGATGTGGTTTTTGAGCTATCACTTTATAATCTGGCCACTTCTAGCCTTATTGCCTGTACTGTTATTGCTGGGGATATTTATTCCAGTAGCAGTCTATTCTATGAATAACAAACAAAGTATTGTGGAGCGACTTCGAGAATCAGAGTAG